The sequence TGAGCGAATCCAGCCGCAAAATACGGCACGTTGATAATACCCGCAGGGTTGGAATAGAGCGAAAACAGGTCGCCCGCAGTCGACCCCATACTGTTGCCCATCGCCGCATGACGCGGTGCCGGGGTCACCAGCAGAGTCGAAAAGCCGGAGATGTCATCTTTGTCAACCTGGCCCCGGGCGGAAGCGGACAAGCAGATTATCGACATCAGCGCCAGGAATATAGTTTTCTTATAAGTCATACTGTGTTACCTCTTATCTGAACTCAAAGCCTATTGTAAACAGATGGTCCGGGCTTTCACCTTCGCGGTCGGAAGCGAAAGCGTAATCGAACCTAAGGGCATAGTAAACGAATTTCTTGTAAACTCCGCCTCCCAGAGTAAAGCGTCCATCTGCATAACCGCCCCTGACGGTAAAAAGTTTCGCGGCTGTGTATTCGGCACCGGCATGAATCCTGACATCCTGGTCCTGCCCCTTGACTAAATCGAGCGCCACCAGGGACGTACTGTCGAAAGCGAGCGCGGACACGCCTGCGCGCACGAAAACCTGGGCTTTCTCTTCCAGGGAAACACCGGCTTCACCCTGTTCTCCCCAGTAGTCACCGGTTGTCCAGCGCCAGTTGGTGCCCAGATTTTGCACAGCCAGCCCGACCCTGATGTCATTGAAAAACGAGTTCTCATCGAACCAGTTTTCACGGTTAAAACTGACCATCGAACCCACATCGAAACCGACCGATGTCGAATTGATAGTGCCGACCTCAGTTATAAAATATTTACCGGTTGCTCCTATCATTACAAATTCGCCGAAGCGCTTGGCGAATGAAAGCGCGATATTGTGATCGGCATAGGTCAAATCCTGTCCGGTGGGTGTCCCCTCCTCATCGCGGGCGATCCAGTTATTGTCGCCGGCGTAGATCCACGCAACTCCCACTGTAGCATCTTCTCGAGCGTTGAAAAGCGCTGCCACATGGCCCAGCTTGCGGTCAAAATCCATAACCCGGTACGAAGCCGACACCTTGTTCATGTCGATCAACGGTCCGCCGGCGGGATTGTAATACAGCCCCATCGCGTCATCGGCTACAGCGGTAAAAGCTCCGCCCATTCCAACCACGCGGGCCGACAGGTTAAGCTTCAGGTAAGCCGCCGCGTAGCCACTCCTGCCATCCTCGGCAGACAGCAGGCCGAAACTCGCGAACAGCATCACGAAAATTATTGCTATTAATTTTTTCATTTCACTCTCCTGCCTTACGGGATGACCATAATTTTGCCCCACTTTTCACCGCCGGTAGAACTCGCGACCTTGAAATAGTATGGGCCCGTGGCGACTATGTCACCGTTGTCATTGCGCATATCCCAGGTATCATTGTCATGCTGCACACCGCCGGCGCGGAACTCGCCCTCGAGCGGTGTGGCCACCAGATCCATAGAGAAGTCAAATACCTGAATGGTGATATTGCCGTCGGTTTCGAATTTATAATGAAACTTTACTCGCCCGCCGGGTGTCGAGTACGGCGATGATGGGAGTGGTGACACATATACTTCTTCCTCGGAGGATTCGGTAATCTCCTCAAAAGTCCGGTAGACATCCCAGCTTGTACCGTTGTCTGCCCCTCTCCCAATACCATCGTTAGAGGCGGCCCAGATAACATCGTCAACCACCGCCACACCGTAATATTCGGTGCCGGGATAGATCTCAGTCTGGTCGTCAGTGTCTACTACCGAAATCGTATCCCAGCTCTCGCCAAAATCAGATGATTTCAAGAGCCCATGCGTGGTAGCGGCGTAGACATCGGCATCGTTGAACGCGAAGTTCCAGCAATTGACATTTTTCATGACAGCCTCGAAAGTGCGCCCGTTGTCTTTGGAGACATTGATGCCGTTGGTTTCACCGAGGAGACCGGTGGAGTTACCAGCCACCCAGACGTATCTCTTGTTGTCGTAATACTGCACCTCCAGCGCGGTGACAAAATTACCGGTCAGGCCTTCATCGCCCGAAGTGGCACGGATATTGTGATCAAATATACCGGGATCGAGGTTGACAGTATCAAAATCCCAGCCGATCGCGTTGGGGCTGGCTCCGATGCCAGCAATCGTCCCGACCCAGAATGTCGTATCGACATCCTG is a genomic window of Candidatus Zixiibacteriota bacterium containing:
- a CDS encoding PorV/PorQ family protein, with amino-acid sequence MKKLIAIIFVMLFASFGLLSAEDGRSGYAAAYLKLNLSARVVGMGGAFTAVADDAMGLYYNPAGGPLIDMNKVSASYRVMDFDRKLGHVAALFNAREDATVGVAWIYAGDNNWIARDEEGTPTGQDLTYADHNIALSFAKRFGEFVMIGATGKYFITEVGTINSTSVGFDVGSMVSFNRENWFDENSFFNDIRVGLAVQNLGTNWRWTTGDYWGEQGEAGVSLEEKAQVFVRAGVSALAFDSTSLVALDLVKGQDQDVRIHAGAEYTAAKLFTVRGGYADGRFTLGGGVYKKFVYYALRFDYAFASDREGESPDHLFTIGFEFR